Proteins encoded within one genomic window of Nonomuraea gerenzanensis:
- a CDS encoding GlxA family transcriptional regulator, with the protein MVEPLIVMVAYDGIELVDVASVTSGFDYANRLGASPAYEVRLVTPLGRPVRCDSGLELRGQGRIEEVDGPIDTLVVSGGQGHEAAAANPRLVGQVMRLAGLARRVASVCTGASVLAAAGLLDNRRATTHWYEAARFAARYPKVNVDPAPIFVRDGEISTSGGVTAALDLTLSFIEEDHGPEIARRVAMGMVTYLQRPGGQTQLSLFTNLPRSDQALVRRVIDHVISHLDEDLGVARLAALAGVSERHLSRLFVAHVGKTPSRLVRDMRLEVASLLLTRTSEPLAAIARRCGFASAETFRQAFVAWAGVPPSQFRAAGD; encoded by the coding sequence ATGGTGGAGCCGCTGATCGTCATGGTCGCCTATGACGGCATCGAGCTCGTGGACGTCGCGTCCGTGACGTCGGGGTTCGACTACGCCAACCGGCTGGGGGCGAGCCCGGCGTACGAGGTGAGGCTGGTGACCCCGCTCGGGCGCCCGGTGCGCTGCGACTCAGGGCTGGAGCTGCGCGGGCAGGGCCGCATCGAGGAGGTGGACGGCCCGATCGACACGCTGGTCGTCTCGGGCGGGCAGGGGCACGAGGCCGCCGCGGCCAACCCCCGGCTGGTCGGCCAGGTCATGCGGCTGGCCGGGCTGGCGCGGCGGGTGGCGTCGGTGTGCACCGGGGCGAGCGTGCTGGCCGCCGCCGGGCTGCTCGACAACCGCAGGGCCACCACGCACTGGTACGAGGCCGCCCGCTTCGCCGCGCGGTACCCGAAGGTGAACGTCGACCCGGCGCCCATCTTCGTCAGGGACGGCGAGATCTCCACCTCGGGCGGGGTCACGGCGGCCCTCGACCTCACCCTGTCCTTCATCGAGGAGGACCACGGGCCCGAGATCGCCCGCCGGGTGGCCATGGGCATGGTCACCTACCTGCAGCGGCCAGGCGGGCAGACGCAGCTCAGCCTGTTCACCAACCTCCCGCGCTCCGACCAGGCCCTGGTGCGGCGGGTCATCGACCACGTGATCAGCCATCTGGACGAGGATCTCGGCGTCGCCCGGCTGGCCGCGCTCGCCGGGGTGAGCGAGCGGCACCTGAGCAGGTTGTTCGTCGCGCACGTCGGCAAGACCCCGTCGCGGCTGGTCCGCGACATGCGTCTGGAGGTGGCCTCGCTCCTGCTGACCAGGACGAGCGAGCCGCTGGCGGCCATCGCGCGGCGCTGCGGCTTCGCCTCCGCCGAGACCTTCCGCCAGGCGTTCGTGGCCTGGGCGGGCGTCCCGCCGTCGCAGTTCCGCGCGGCCGGAGATTGA